The DNA region GCATCTCCCGAATAATCCGCATATGTCGGATCGATAAAAAATACGATAAGCGGGTTCTCTGCAAAAAGTGAACCCGCCTCAAGGGCGAGCATCAGAGACACAAATGTTTTCAAGTAATTCTTTTCGTTCAGTTTATTCTACAAAAGCTTTGATGAAAGCCCAACTGTTCTGTGTGAATGAATTCATATAAACGCTGTTCTGGGCTCCGGGAGTTCCCATGTCTCCGTTTCCGTAGGCTATTGTGGCATAATCCCACGTTGAGACGAGGGTTGAAACCCACCCGGGATTAATTCTTTCGCAGGAAATACCTTTCTGAATTGGCCAGCTGCTGTCGTAATCGATTTGATCAATTACATCCATGGTTCTGCTCAAGATCGTAATCGAGCCTGAATCGTGAATGATAAAATCACAGTAAACGTAATCGGGTGTAAAGCCGCCGTTAAGCGATTCGTTTCCACAAGCCGCAAGTACAAAATAACTGTTTGGCGGAAGCAGGTACGTTGACAGGATTATTTTCTGACCGTAGTTGTTCTCGAGTATCCAGCCTGAAAGGTTGATCCATTCACTGGTATTGTTATAGAGTTCTATCCACTCTCCATCGTTTTCGGTGAATGAGTTTTGAGGATTTGCCATAAATTCGTTGATAACAATGCATTTTGATGAAAATATAC from Candidatus Aegiribacteria sp. includes:
- a CDS encoding lamin tail domain-containing protein, which gives rise to MTFIIIMILAQAPSMIDGGIFSSKCIVINEFMANPQNSFTENDGEWIELYNNTSEWINLSGWILENNYGQKIILSTYLLPPNSYFVLAACGNESLNGGFTPDYVYCDFIIHDSGSITILSRTMDVIDQIDYDSSWPIQKGISCERINPGWVSTLVSTWDYATIAYGNGDMGTPGAQNSVYMNSFTQNSWAFIKAFVE